Sequence from the Puniceicoccus vermicola genome:
GAGCGGGGGCTGCGCCGGATCGACCTGGCGATCTCCGATAAGGCTGCGGGGTTGATCGAGGTCTTACCGGAGTTTTATCCGCAAGCCAAATGGCAACGGTGCGTGTTCCACTTCCACAAAAACATCCTGCACAAAGTGCCCAAACAAAAGCGAGAGGAAGTCATCCCCATGCTCAAGGCAATCCATGCTCAGGAAGACGCTAAGAGCGCCCGCGAAAAAGCCGTTGCCATAGTCGACAAACTCGAAGCCATGAAACTCGGATCGGCGGCCGGGATCCTTTTGAACGGAATCGACGAATCGCTCACCTACTACCAGTTCCCCAGAGAGCATCATCGTAGTATCCGGACGAACAACTTGCTTGAAAGAATCATGAAGGAAATCCGGCGAAGAACCCGAGTCGTCGGAAGCTTCCCGGATGGGAAAAGCGCTCTCATGCTCGCCTGCGCCAGACTCCGCTACATCGCCACCAAATCCTGGTCCGATACCCGCAAATATATGGATATGACCAAGCTGGAGGAAACCGAACTTCAACAAACTGCCTGAAAATCGCAGCCCCCCATGGGGGGCTATTGACATCAACTTCAACCTAACATCATAAACCAATCACCAACGCCTGGAGGCGCTCAGACCTTTTTGCGAAAGATTTTGGACACTAACAGATCGAGCGGTAGAATCTTAGAATGGTATAGGCCAATTTTCCAACCGCACGGGGCGTTGCAATTTTTACCACGTGCGGAAGCGTGGGTGGTTCTCGCGATTTAAGAAGTTTTACTTTTTGGGGTGGATAACTTTAAGGACTTTAAGGTTTGACCGCCTATCGGCGCAAAACTAAGGGTTCTGTGTGTCAAATTTTTCTGAAGTCGTCCGTGAGTTCGTTCAAAGGCGGGGATTGACCGGAAGTCAGCTTGCGGAGGACATTGGCCTTAGTGCTGTAGCCGTCAGTCGAATTGTCACCGGGCAGTCAAAGCCCCGTCAGGTTACTCTTTCCCGCCTGATGAAACGACTGTGCACCTCGAAAGAAGAGGAGCAGATGCTCATCGCAGCCTATGAATCGAAGGGTGTTGAAGACCTTCCGCTTGCTCCGATTGTTTCCGAGGCAGCCAATGCGCAAGCCGAGGAGGAGCGAGTTCGCCGCTTCATGGAGGTCAAAGCGCAGTCGATTGCCTTCAAGCGATCAGTCGCCCGGGAATTGGATAAGCTTGGTATACCTTATCGTCAGGAGGTGATCGAGAAACTGGTTGTGACTGATTTTCTGCTGGAGCTCGGCGAGAGGCGTATTGCTCTCGAATGTAAATATAACCTCCACCGTGATCTGGAGAAGTCCGTCATTTCAGCCCGGCTGATTCGGGAGCAGTTTCACTGCGATCAGGTGTATATCGTCGTTCCCTTCTATGATGAGGAAGGCGACAGTTTAGACTGTGAAGAAGAAATTCGCATCCTGCCGCTGCAGGATCTCGCCGAGGCTATCAATCTGGAGAATAATGAGTAAAATAAACCGCCAGATCGAAGTCCTGGATACTCCGGTAAACGTGTCTCGAATGCAGGAGGCAGATTTCATCTCCCTGACTGACATCGCCCGTCACCGAAATGCTGATCGAAGCGACGATTTGATCCGGAACTGGGTGCGAAATCGAAACACCCTGGAGTTCCTTGGCGTTTGGGAGCGCATTCACAATCCGGATTTTAATTCCGTCGAATTCGACGGGTTTAGAATGCAGGCTGGTCTCAATAGCTTCACACTGACGCCGAAACAGTGGATCGAGCGAACCAACGCCAAAGGCCTCGTTTCTAAAGCTGGCCGCTACGGCGGCACCTTCGCCCACCGCGACATTGCCTTCGAGTTCGCCTCCTGGGTTTCGGTCGAGTTCAAGCTCTACTTGATCAAGGAGTTTCAGCGCCTGCAGGAGGCCGAGCAAAAGCAACTGGGCTGGGATGTGAAGCGCAACCTGACCAAGATCAACTACCGCATTCACACCGACGCCATTCAGGCGAATCTGATTCCGCCGGAGCTGACGGGAAAACAAGTCAGCCTGATTTACGCCAGCGAGGCCGACGTCCTGAACATGGCGCTCTTCGGCCAGACGGCAAAGGACTGGCGCGACGCCCACCCCGGCGAAAAGGGTAACATCCGCGATCAGGCCAATGCCTCGCAACTCGTCTGTCTAGCGAACCTAGAAAACCTGAATGCTCTTTTCATCAACGAAGGCATGGCACAAGCCGAGCGGCTAAAGAAGCTCAATCGCATTGCCATCGAGCAGATGGAGATTCTGACCAGTGACCACAACCGGAACCTGCAGGGGGGAGGGGATGCGAAATGAAGGATTTAAAGATTTACGAAATGACCCCATTCACAGCCGAGACGATCATCAATAAGGCCGAGAAGATCAAAGACCTCAAAAAGAAGGCCAAGGAAGGTGAACTGACCAAGAAGGAGAAGAAAGAACTCAGCGACGAAGAGAGGGAATTCAAATCCAAACGGAAGCTCGTTCAAGAAAAGCTCATCAAGTTTGCGACCCGTATTCCAGCGTTTATGTATCTCACCGATTTCCGGGAAAATACGCTGCAGGATGTGATCACGAAAATTGAGCCGGAACTATTCGAGACAGTCACCGGACTGACCGTAAAAGACTTCCACCTGCTGGTGCGGCTACGTGTTTTCAACACCGAGCAGATGAATGCCGCCGTTTTTGCCTTCAGGCGCTACGAAGATGCATCCCTTCGCTGCACAGGGATTGAAAGCCACGATGGACTTACGCATTATGGACTATACGATACAGTAGTGGCCAGAGAGGAGGTGCCCAAATGATCCGCTTTATACATACCGCAGACTGGCAGATGGGCATGAAAGCCAGTGGATTAGGTCAGGTATCAAAGGCAGTGCGCGATGCTCGTTTGGACTCAATTAAGCGCTTGGTCGAACTCGGGAATGACCGGGATGCCGAGTTAATGCTGATCACCGGGGATATTTTTGAGGATAACGCGGTCGACCGCTTGCTTGTTCGTAAGGTGGGCCAATTACTGGCTGGCTTTAACGGAAAGGTGTTTATTACGCCTGGAAATCATGATCCTTTGGTTCCCGGTAGTGTTTGGGAGCATCCAGTATGGGAAGAAAGTGCGAATACGACAGTCGTTCGAGAAAACAGTCCCATTGAGCTAGAGCACTGCACTATTTATCCCACTCCGTTAAAAGAGAAATACTCCACGCGTAATCCAGTGTCTTGGATACAAGCTCAAGACTGCTCGACCATCGCTATTGGGATGAGCCATGGTAATGTTGAGGGTTTGCCTGATGTAGAGCCCGACTTCCCAATCCCTCAAGATGCAGCTGAAAGAGCAGGACTGGATTATTTGGGTATCGGCCATTGGCACTCATATTCTCCTTACAAGGATGGAAAAGGCGTCATCCGTATTGCTTATTCCGGCACGCACGAAACCACGAAATTCGGTGAACGCGAAAGTGGAAATGTGCTGCTAGTCGAGATTGCAGATCGAGGTGCTGCGCCATCGATAGAAGTGTTACCTACGGGAAAGTTGTCATGGCATTCCCTGGAGCGAAGTCTGGAATCTCCTGGTGCATTGAAGTCAGTCATCAGCGAATTGAGTAGTATTATATCGCCAGAGAATGCCTTGGTCCGCCTGCGTCTAAGTGGACTTCTATTTGCATCAGATCGTGAGGATCTGGAGTCCATTGGTGAGATACTACAAACGCGCTTCTTGTTCGGGAAATTGATGGCAGATGCGTTATCGCCTGCGCCCGAAGACGATACGTGGATTGAAGAGCTTCCAGTCGGTGCCTTGCGTGAAGCCGCTGAACATATTCGACAAAAGGCGATGCATGCTCCTGTAGAACGAGATCGTGCTGTCGCAACCCGGGCTTTGCTTGAGCTCTTTGATAGTAAGGAGAAGGCAGCATCATGATTTTAAAGCGTATCACCGTTTCGAATTGGCGTAGCCTGCTGGATGAAGTCGAGCTTGGACCATTCTCAGAAGGGTTGAATGTAATTCATGCCCCGAATGGAACCGGGAAGTCTTCACTTTTCGAGGCGATGCGACGCGGTCTTTTTGATGCCCACCACGTTGCCGGTGGTGAAATAGCAGCTGTCCAGCCTTGGGGCCGTGATCTGACACCTTCCGTCGCAATAGAATTTATCGAAGGTGATGAAACTTGGCGTGTGGAGAAGTCCTTTCTCGCGGGTAAGTCATCCAAGCTGCTGAGGCTAGAGGGTGGGGCTTTCAAGCCAGTCGCTGATGGTCGTAATGCCGATGATCGTATTCGTGAAATACTTTCTGCGGAGGCTCCGGGGCGTGGCTTATCAAAACAAGAGCACTGGGGCTTGGCTCAAATCCTGTGGGCGCCACAGGGTGCACTTTACCTTGAATCAATCTCCGGAACAGCATCAGAGAGAATTAAAGCGACTCTCGGTGTCCAGATTTCGGGTGATGGTGGCGGACAGATTGAAAACGGAATTGAGGAAAAATACCTGGAGTTCTTTACCAAGAAGGGAAGTTACAAAGGTGGTAAAAATGCAGCACCTATTGTGACGCTCCAGGAAAAGCGAGACGAACTAGCCGAGCAGCTCATATCAATCCGTGAGAAACATTTAGCCTACGAGCAGACGGCTCACAGTGTAGAAGATGCTCGGCAGCGACGCCTGCAAGCGCGCCGTGAAGCAGATGCCTTACGGGATACGGTAAACAAAGCACGCACCAATGCGGAGGCCTACTCTAAGCTGAAGGCAGAGCAGTCCAACAAGCGTGATGCGGAGTCTCTGGCCAGAGAGAAATACGATTCACTGACGACTCGGCAGAAACAGATCAAAGAAACTCGTGATCAGATAAGTGAGTTTACCAAGTCTGCTAAAGAACAGGAATCTAAACTTTCTGACCTTAAGATAGAAGAAACATCAGACAAAGAAGCCTGCGCTAAGCTACGCACTGCTCAGGAAACTGCCCGTAAAAAGCGTAGTCAGGTCACCGAACGACAGAATCTCATCGAGGATGCACGCGAATACCGCGAGCATAACGAAGGCCTCCGCGAGCTTAATAAACGCCTAGAGCAGATCGCTCAGTTGAACGAGCAGCTCATTAAGGCGAAGAGGCGTCAGGATGGTTTTCTGGCGCCTACTGCACAAACAATTCGTGATCTTAGAAAATGGCTGGCACAGAGAGATCAAGCTGCTGCATCACTAAAGGCATCCCAGATTCATCTCTCGATCACACCAGAAAACGCAATCGAGGTAAAAAACACCACGGATCACTCGGTAGTTAAGGTCGAAGCCAAGCAAGCGTTTGAGATATCCGGTGACGATTGGGTCGATGTTTCAATTAAAGGATTTGGCTCGATCCGCGCTTCTGGGCCGGAGGGGAGTGCGGATGAGCACCGTGCCGAGCTTGATGCAGCCAAGAAGAAAATTGAAACTCTGGCTCAGCCTTTTGGCACTGAAGATCCGGATAAACTTCAAGAATTACGTGAGCAGGCTGATCAAATCGAACGCGAAATTAAAGGTCATGAGAACCGCATCCAGGATATTTTGGACGAGGATGAACTTGATGCTTTGAAAAAAGAACAAGTCGAGCTGCAGGCTAGGATTTCGGAAACGGAAAAGGAATATCCAAAATGGAAGGAGGAAGCTCCAGTCATCGGTGAGCTAAAGTCTGATTACGAAAGTTTTAGCAAGGAGATTGAGGATACGATTTCAGCTGCAGAGGATGCGTTTGAACAAGCGCAGAGCAAATATACTGCAGCAGAGAAGAATGTTGCGGAGGCGACAGCTGAACTAAAGATCGTTCAAGGGAAATTGGAGACGGCGAATCAACAACTCAAAGATCAGCTCAGTGATGGTTTGTCTGACGATGATCGAGCCAAGGCAATTTCTGATGCCTTAATGGCCTGGCAGGCTGCCAAGACAAATGCCGAGAAGACCGAAGAGGCACTGAAACAGTATCCGGACGATCCCAGTAAAGAAGTCGATAAGTTGGAGAAGCAGCTCGTTGCGCTTGAAGATTCCGAATCGAAAGCCCGGGATGAAGAAAACAAGTCAGAGGGACAGCTTCAATCACTGGCTGCAGAAGGCACTTATTCCAAATTAGTCTCTGCAGAAGAACAAATTTCCGCCTTGGAATCCGAAATCGAGCAGGAGTCCATTCGTATGGATGCAATCAAGTTGCTCTATGATAGCGTTGAGGAATGCAAAAGCCGTATGGTAGCGAGTGTATCAGCACCGGTTGAGCGCAGTGCATCACGCATGCTCTCCCGCATCGTAGGCCCGCGGCTAGGGCGACTTAAGTTGACGGGAGATTTTGTGCCAGAAGCGGTCAGTCCGGAGATCGCTTCAGAATCAGTTCCTCTGCATAACCTCTCTGGAGGTGAGCAGGAGCAACTTTACCTTGTTGCCCGACTGGCACTAGCCGATGTGCTCGCAAAGAACCGGCGCCAACTGGTTGTCCTCGATGATGTCCTGAATGCGACAGATTCCGGGCGGCTGGCTCGTTTGTTGTCTCTTATGGAGGAAGTATCCGACCGACTCCAAATTATCATCCTAACCTGCCACCCCGAGCGTTATCGCGCGCTCGATAAAGCTGAATTTTTTGAACTGAATTAATATGTATACGCACGACCCAAATCGTCAGATCAGCTACCTACAACAATGTCTTTCTGGTAATAAAAAACCATTGGGCTTCTTAGTTGGTGCAGGCTGTCCCATGTCAATACAGTATCAGGGTAATCCTATAATCCCGGATATTAAGGGCATTACAAGTGCAATTAAGCAAAGCTTTGACGAGGACGCCGACTTGAAGGGTGTTCTCAATAAAATCACCGCGCAGTTAGAGGCAGACGGTTCATCGGATCCGAATATTGAATTAATTCTTAGTCATATTCGTTCGCTGATTGTCGTTGTAGGTAACGATACGGTCAGAGGACTTGCTGCTGATGAATTGAAGAAAATTGATAAAGCAATCTGTGAAGAAATCGAGCGGATCGTTGAGAAAAACCATATTGACGAGAATAGTCCTTACCATCACTTTGCGAATTGGAGTAACTCAATTGATAGAGAACATCCGATAACTGTCTTCACTACAAATTATGACCTTTTGCTGGAGGAAGCCCTAGAGTCTACAAAAACACCATTTTTTGATGGATTCTCAGGGTCTAAGAATGCCTTCTTCGATCTTCAGGCGGTTGAAGAGGATGCCATTCCAAAACGTTGGGTTAGGCTTTGGAAATTACATGGCTCTATCAATTGGTTCCGGGCTGAGAATGGAAATGTATTTCGTTCCTCTGTGTCACCGGCGGACACAGATAGCAGGTTGATTCATCCTTCACATCTGAAATATGATGAGAGTAGACGAATGCCCTTCTTGGTCATGATTGATCGTTTGAGAGCGTTTCTCAAACAGCCTACAAGTTTGCTCGTATTGAATGGATACTCTTTTGGCGATGAGCATTTAAATGAAGTTATTATGCAAGGTCTTCAGGCAAATCCTTCATCAATGGCTTTTGCTCTGCTTTATGGGGAACTCAAAAACTATGAAACAGCGATTAGACTAGCATCAACTAGGTCTAATCTTACTCTAATAGCATTCGATAGTGGTGTCGTTGGTGGGATTAAAGCTAGTTGGTCGATGTCAGAGATGATGGGAGAGCTCCCTCTTTCGGATAAATGGTTGGTGAATGTTCCTAAAGAAGCAGAGCCGGAAGAGATCGACCACACTGAATTGCGTCTCGGTGACTTTGCTGTGCTGGGTGAATTCCTGAGGGTCTTGTCGGGAATTAATGAACCAGACTCAAATAACTCAGATGAATAGATCTCCGACATATATTGGCACGGTTCAGGATGTCCAAGGGGCAACCATTGGGGTTGTGATGGATAAGAGCACAGTATCTGGACTTAGTTTCATTGACGGCGAAGGCTACAGAATAGGTCAGATGGGAAGCTTCGTTAAAATCTCTATCGGGTTCCTGAATTTATACGGAATTGTTTCCCAAGTAGGAGCGAGTGCGCTACCAGATAATGTTGCTGATTTGGATCCTTATGGCCAGCGGTGGCTTCGTATCCAACTTGTAGGTGAAGGGCACGCTGGGCAGAAATTTCAACGAGGACTATCGCAATATCCAACTATCGGCGACAATGTTCATTTAGTTACAGAGAGTGATCTACGCGCAATATATGGGCATGGAGAATTAGATGACTACGTAAGCGTGGGTTGCCTAGCGAGTTCAGAGAGTATCCCAGCTTTAGTTAACATAAACAAGTTAGTCACTCGTCATTCCGCTATACTAGGAACAACTGGTTCGGGTAAATCAACAACCGTGGCTGGCCTTATTCGCTCATTATCAGATAAAGACAAATACCCCTCAGCACGTATCCTGATTATGGATATTCATGGGGAATATGAGCGTGCATTTAAGGGGCTTTCCTCAAACTTGAGAGTCGGTGCTAGCCAAGGTGGCTCAACCGCACCTCTATACGTTCCATACTGGGCACTTAATTTTGATGAACTTTGCGCTGTGTGTTTTGACGGTCCTCTGGAGGGTAATCGTTTAGCTGCAGTTGCAGATGCTGTCTTAGAGCTTAAGAGGGAAGGGCTGCGTGGCTTTCCGTGCCCAGGAATCACTGAACACTCCCTATCTGTAGACTCTCCAGTGCCATTTTCTATTCACAAGTTGTGGCTAGATCTACATATTAAAGAGTATAAAACTGTAATTCCTGCACCCGGTGGAGATGCTAATGAACGCATTCCAGCTTATGTTCTGGATGAGAGCGATCAGCCTGTAGAAACCGGCGATGCAATGAGAGTAGTTGCGCCAATTTTCCGGAGTGTGAAAACCACTGGTCCTGCAGAAGAAAGGGTTCAACATGCAAACGAAGGAGCCAATCTGAGGCAACCGCTGGCGGCTCTGGCGTCGAAGTTAAGAGATCCTAGATATGCATTCATTTTTCGTCCGGGTGAATTCTTACCTAATGAAAATGGAGTTCCTTCTGCTGATTTAGATTCTCTGCTTCATTCTTGGGTTGGAGGTGAGCAACCAGTTACGATACTAGACTTATCCGGTATTCCTGCTTCGATACTAGACATACTCATAGGAGCGCTCCTAAGAGTGCTTTATGATGCATTATTTTGGGCGCGTAAATTGCCCGAAGGTGGTCAAGAAAGGCCATTGTTGTTAGTGTTAGAAGAGGCGCATTCGTATTTAAATAGTGAGAGGAACACTTCAGCAGGCTCTGCGGTAAAGCGTATTGCAAAAGAAGGGCGAAAATACGGGGTTGGTCTTATGATTGTTAGTCAGAGGCCTTCTGAGGTTGATTCCACCGTTTTGTCTCAATGCGGCACCATATTTTCACTGCGGCTTTCAAATGACAGCGACCGTGGGCAAGTGGTAGGAGCATCAGCAGATAATCTCAAGGGACTGTTTGATATGCTTCCTATTCTTCGCATAGGGGAAGCTATAATAGTAGGGGAATCAGTAAGCTTGCCGATTCGGTGTCTAGTTAAGACACCGCCTGTGAGTGAACGTCCGGATAGCCTAGACCCCGCAGTCGTGGCTAGAGGTTCTGAGGTAGAAGATGGCTTTAGCGTTCCCGGTGGTTGGAATCAAAAGCGTGACCCAGTTGATTACATACCAGTAGTTCGCCAATGGAGATCTCAGTCATCAGACTACATTCACGCAGTAGAGGAAGAAACCACAACAACACAAACAGAAGGAGAAAATGACAATGGAATGGATTGAAACACCTGAATCATCAAATCTTGAGCGCTTTGGATATGAGGCATCGACGATGTCTTTGCGTGTCGAGTTCAAAAGTGGAGGCACTTATGACTACTATGATGTGCCTGAACAAGTATTCGAGAATATGAAAGCAGCGCCTTCAAAGGGAAGTTTCCTAGCCCAGCACATTAAAGGCGTATACCGCTATGCGCGAATATAAGCGACGATCTAATAAATCGATGCATGTCCTCCACCTTCGAGCCCTATTTTGATAACAATCCGACGCTCAAGCTGCTGCGTGGGAACTACGCGGGCTTCATTCTAGGCTTTTTTCACGATAGCTTTAAAGAGACCGGGCAGACTCAGATTCCGGAAGAGGATTTGGAGTCGATGTTGGATCAGCACCTGCAGGAGTTGCGGCGTCAGGATGCTGAAACTCTCTCACGCGATGCCCGGTATTATTTGAACGCATGGTGTGAAGATAGCTACCGATTACTGCAAAAGCGATTTTCCGAGGAGAAGAACAGCTATGTCTACCAACTGACCCAGCACAGCGAGAAGGCCTTGGCCTGGCTGGAGGATCTGCGGCGCGGGGAAAAGCGTGGTTATACTACTTCGGATTCACGTTTCGGTAAGATTTTGACGGAGTTGCGCCGGATTGATCGGGACACAAACGACGATCCTGAGGCTCGGCGAAAGGAGCTGCTTAAACAGCGTGACTCTATTGATACCGAGCTGAAGCGGATTCGCGAAACCGGCAAGGTCGATACGATGGATCCGGCTGCGGTGAAGGATGCCCTCCATGACCTCGAATCGGATGTGGAGGCCTTCCTGAGTGACTTTCGTGCGATCGAGGAAACCTTCCGTGACCAGGCGAGGGAAATACAGGACCTCTATCTGGAGCGGCAACTGACGAAGGGGGCCATGGTCGCCCACGTGCTCGATGCGGACCAGGCCTTGCGCAATCGTGATCAGGGCCGGAGTTATTTTGGCTTTCGGGAAGCGATGACTTCTTTGCAGAATCGAGAAGAGCTTCAGGCGCTGGCCAAGCGTGCGGGGGCGCTGGCCGATGAGCATGGACTGGATCTGGCATCCTTTGATCGTTTGCCCCGACGCCTGCACAATGAGGTCAGCCATGTCGGCAGCATTTACCGACGCATTACCGGGCAGTTGAGGCGTGTGGTGGAGGAGCAAAGCTCAAAGCAGACGCGTTACTTGATGGAGCTACTCGGTGAAGCACGTTCGCTGGCCAAGGCATGTGGTGAACTGCCGACTGAGGTCGAATTGCATCATTGGGAGGATCCGCCTCGCTTCAATAATCTGATGGAGGTCGGCTTTTGGGAACCACCGCAAACAGGACAGTTCGAAGATATTCACAATGAAGGAGAGCAAGACCCCGAAGCACTCAAAGAAGCACTCAGCCGAATTGGGAAGCCATTGGACTTGCCGAAATACCGGGAGCGGATTGCTCAGGTTTTGGAGGGGCAACCGCAGGTGAGCCTTCGGGAACTGGTCGAGCGTTACCCTATCGAGTCGGGCATCGTTGACGTGGTGGCATACGTCGCTGTAGGCGGCGAAGGCGTTCAGAATATCTATCTACCCGAAACCTTTCAACTGGACTTAAACCGTCCGCAACAGCCGCGCTACGCGGAACTGGAGAAAATTATTTTTGTGAAATGAACGAGCCTGTTTACTCCATTCGTCATGTGATCGTTCAGCTGGTGCGCGGCCCCATCTATCAAGAAGACAGCTTGCTTTGGGCCCGCTTACTGATGGATAGGGGCGAGGTCGAATCGCACTTTCATCGGATGGGGCTAGAACTCGTTCTGGAGGAAGAGGCGGGCTATGCGTTTCTGAGAAACGAATCCAGTGATGAAACGGAAGATGAGGGAGATGCCGCGGTCATAGAAGGCGAAGCGCCCTTGCCGCGTCTGATGCGGCGTAACCCACTATCTTTCCTCCCGACCGTTCTGCTTTTGGAGTTGCGTGAGCGCTTGCTACGTCACGATCAGTCCGTCGATGGCACAGATCATCTCTATCTGGAGTTCAAAGAGATTGTCGAGTTTATGAGGAGCTATTGCGGGGAAACCGGGAATGAAAAAAAGGTAGAGAACAAAATCAGCGCGGCGGTGAAACGACTCACCGATCTTTCATTGCTACGCCAGATCCCGAACCGGAGCGAAGTCATTTACCGAGTTGAACCCATCCTCCGCGCCAAATTGCCCATCGATCAAATTGAAGCGGTTCGAGATCGATTAAAGGGTCAGCTTGGGAGCGAGGAGAATACAGACGACGAAGATGAAGAAAGTGAGGCTGGTGAATGAAGGTAGAAGAACAAGTCAGTCTTGAATTTGCTCCTGATCGCTCGACGGCGGGCTTCCGGCTACATCAATTTTCCGTTCTGAACTGGGGTACCTTTCATGGGCGCGTGCACAGCTTTCACCCGGATGGTCGAACGAGCTTGCTCAGCGGAAGTAATGGAGCAGGCAAATCGACTCTAGCTGATGCAATCCTCACCCTGCTGATTGACAGTCGGAAGCGGAATTACAACCAAGCCTCGGCCGGTGGTGGTGAGCGCAAGCAGCGGAAAGAGCGCAGTGAGAAGGACTATATCCTCGGAACCTATTCGGAAGAACGGGATGAGGATCTTGGTTATGGGCGTCCAAAGCAACTACGTCGAGCAGGGCAGTCGGTTACTGTGCTGCTGGGGTATTTCTACAACGAAACTTACG
This genomic interval carries:
- a CDS encoding IS256 family transposase; the encoded protein is ERGLRRIDLAISDKAAGLIEVLPEFYPQAKWQRCVFHFHKNILHKVPKQKREEVIPMLKAIHAQEDAKSAREKAVAIVDKLEAMKLGSAAGILLNGIDESLTYYQFPREHHRSIRTNNLLERIMKEIRRRTRVVGSFPDGKSALMLACARLRYIATKSWSDTRKYMDMTKLEETELQQTA
- a CDS encoding helix-turn-helix domain-containing protein, which produces MSNFSEVVREFVQRRGLTGSQLAEDIGLSAVAVSRIVTGQSKPRQVTLSRLMKRLCTSKEEEQMLIAAYESKGVEDLPLAPIVSEAANAQAEEERVRRFMEVKAQSIAFKRSVARELDKLGIPYRQEVIEKLVVTDFLLELGERRIALECKYNLHRDLEKSVISARLIREQFHCDQVYIVVPFYDEEGDSLDCEEEIRILPLQDLAEAINLENNE
- a CDS encoding KilA-N domain-containing protein; amino-acid sequence: MSKINRQIEVLDTPVNVSRMQEADFISLTDIARHRNADRSDDLIRNWVRNRNTLEFLGVWERIHNPDFNSVEFDGFRMQAGLNSFTLTPKQWIERTNAKGLVSKAGRYGGTFAHRDIAFEFASWVSVEFKLYLIKEFQRLQEAEQKQLGWDVKRNLTKINYRIHTDAIQANLIPPELTGKQVSLIYASEADVLNMALFGQTAKDWRDAHPGEKGNIRDQANASQLVCLANLENLNALFINEGMAQAERLKKLNRIAIEQMEILTSDHNRNLQGGGDAK
- a CDS encoding metallophosphoesterase family protein, which encodes MIRFIHTADWQMGMKASGLGQVSKAVRDARLDSIKRLVELGNDRDAELMLITGDIFEDNAVDRLLVRKVGQLLAGFNGKVFITPGNHDPLVPGSVWEHPVWEESANTTVVRENSPIELEHCTIYPTPLKEKYSTRNPVSWIQAQDCSTIAIGMSHGNVEGLPDVEPDFPIPQDAAERAGLDYLGIGHWHSYSPYKDGKGVIRIAYSGTHETTKFGERESGNVLLVEIADRGAAPSIEVLPTGKLSWHSLERSLESPGALKSVISELSSIISPENALVRLRLSGLLFASDREDLESIGEILQTRFLFGKLMADALSPAPEDDTWIEELPVGALREAAEHIRQKAMHAPVERDRAVATRALLELFDSKEKAAS
- a CDS encoding AAA family ATPase, with product MILKRITVSNWRSLLDEVELGPFSEGLNVIHAPNGTGKSSLFEAMRRGLFDAHHVAGGEIAAVQPWGRDLTPSVAIEFIEGDETWRVEKSFLAGKSSKLLRLEGGAFKPVADGRNADDRIREILSAEAPGRGLSKQEHWGLAQILWAPQGALYLESISGTASERIKATLGVQISGDGGGQIENGIEEKYLEFFTKKGSYKGGKNAAPIVTLQEKRDELAEQLISIREKHLAYEQTAHSVEDARQRRLQARREADALRDTVNKARTNAEAYSKLKAEQSNKRDAESLAREKYDSLTTRQKQIKETRDQISEFTKSAKEQESKLSDLKIEETSDKEACAKLRTAQETARKKRSQVTERQNLIEDAREYREHNEGLRELNKRLEQIAQLNEQLIKAKRRQDGFLAPTAQTIRDLRKWLAQRDQAAASLKASQIHLSITPENAIEVKNTTDHSVVKVEAKQAFEISGDDWVDVSIKGFGSIRASGPEGSADEHRAELDAAKKKIETLAQPFGTEDPDKLQELREQADQIEREIKGHENRIQDILDEDELDALKKEQVELQARISETEKEYPKWKEEAPVIGELKSDYESFSKEIEDTISAAEDAFEQAQSKYTAAEKNVAEATAELKIVQGKLETANQQLKDQLSDGLSDDDRAKAISDALMAWQAAKTNAEKTEEALKQYPDDPSKEVDKLEKQLVALEDSESKARDEENKSEGQLQSLAAEGTYSKLVSAEEQISALESEIEQESIRMDAIKLLYDSVEECKSRMVASVSAPVERSASRMLSRIVGPRLGRLKLTGDFVPEAVSPEIASESVPLHNLSGGEQEQLYLVARLALADVLAKNRRQLVVLDDVLNATDSGRLARLLSLMEEVSDRLQIIILTCHPERYRALDKAEFFELN
- a CDS encoding SIR2 family protein — encoded protein: MYTHDPNRQISYLQQCLSGNKKPLGFLVGAGCPMSIQYQGNPIIPDIKGITSAIKQSFDEDADLKGVLNKITAQLEADGSSDPNIELILSHIRSLIVVVGNDTVRGLAADELKKIDKAICEEIERIVEKNHIDENSPYHHFANWSNSIDREHPITVFTTNYDLLLEEALESTKTPFFDGFSGSKNAFFDLQAVEEDAIPKRWVRLWKLHGSINWFRAENGNVFRSSVSPADTDSRLIHPSHLKYDESRRMPFLVMIDRLRAFLKQPTSLLVLNGYSFGDEHLNEVIMQGLQANPSSMAFALLYGELKNYETAIRLASTRSNLTLIAFDSGVVGGIKASWSMSEMMGELPLSDKWLVNVPKEAEPEEIDHTELRLGDFAVLGEFLRVLSGINEPDSNNSDE
- a CDS encoding ATP-binding protein codes for the protein MNQTQITQMNRSPTYIGTVQDVQGATIGVVMDKSTVSGLSFIDGEGYRIGQMGSFVKISIGFLNLYGIVSQVGASALPDNVADLDPYGQRWLRIQLVGEGHAGQKFQRGLSQYPTIGDNVHLVTESDLRAIYGHGELDDYVSVGCLASSESIPALVNINKLVTRHSAILGTTGSGKSTTVAGLIRSLSDKDKYPSARILIMDIHGEYERAFKGLSSNLRVGASQGGSTAPLYVPYWALNFDELCAVCFDGPLEGNRLAAVADAVLELKREGLRGFPCPGITEHSLSVDSPVPFSIHKLWLDLHIKEYKTVIPAPGGDANERIPAYVLDESDQPVETGDAMRVVAPIFRSVKTTGPAEERVQHANEGANLRQPLAALASKLRDPRYAFIFRPGEFLPNENGVPSADLDSLLHSWVGGEQPVTILDLSGIPASILDILIGALLRVLYDALFWARKLPEGGQERPLLLVLEEAHSYLNSERNTSAGSAVKRIAKEGRKYGVGLMIVSQRPSEVDSTVLSQCGTIFSLRLSNDSDRGQVVGASADNLKGLFDMLPILRIGEAIIVGESVSLPIRCLVKTPPVSERPDSLDPAVVARGSEVEDGFSVPGGWNQKRDPVDYIPVVRQWRSQSSDYIHAVEEETTTTQTEGENDNGMD
- a CDS encoding KTSC domain-containing protein, producing MEWIETPESSNLERFGYEASTMSLRVEFKSGGTYDYYDVPEQVFENMKAAPSKGSFLAQHIKGVYRYARI